In the genome of Paraburkholderia azotifigens, the window GAAGCCGACGACGCCGCGCGCGCCGCCGACGCGCCGCGCATTCTCGACATCGAGTTCATCGAAGGCCACACGCACGGCATCGATGCGCTGCTCGACGATCTGCGCGCCACCTCGTGGGAATCGATCGAACGTTATTCGGGCCTGTCGCGCGCCGACATCGAAAACGCCGCGAACATCTACATGAAGGCGCAAAACGCGATCCTCGTGTACGGCATGGGCATTACACAGCATCATCGCGGCACGGAGAACGTGCAGCAGATCGCGAACCTAGCGCTGCTGCGCGGCAACGTGGGGCGTCCGGGCGCGGGCATTTGCCCCGTGCGCGGACACTCGAACGTGCAGGGCAACCGCACGGTCGGTATCACGGAGAAGCCGAGCAAGGCATTGATAGACGGCATCGAGCGCGCGTTCGGTTTTCGTGCGCCGGGCGGACACGGCAACGACGTGATTGCGACGCTCGAAGCGATGACGCGTGGCGACGCGAAAGTGTTCGTCGCGCTGGGCGGCAATTTCGCGGCGGCGATTCCCGACTGGGTGCGCATGCAGGAGCACATCCGCAAGCTCGACCTGACCGTGCACATCGCAACGAAGCTCAACCGCAGCCATCTCGTGCACGGCAAGAGCGCGTTGATTCTGCCCTGCCTCGGACGCACGGAGATCGACATTCAGGCGGACGGCCCGCAATCGATCACCGTCGAAGATTCGATGTCGATGGTGCATGCGTCGGCAGGCCGCAACGAGCCCGCGTCGCCGCATCTGCTGAGCGAGCCGGCCATCGTCGCGGGCATTGCGCGCGCGACGCTCGGCGAGCAGTCGCGCGTGCAGTGGGAGCAGATGGTCGCGAACTACGACCGCATTCGTAATGCGATCGAAATCGTGTTCCCGATCTTCCAGGCCTACAACGAGCGCATCCGCGTGCCGGGCGGCTTTCATCTCGTGTCGCCGGCGCGCGAACGCGTGTGGGACACGCCGACGGGCCGCGCGAATTTCCTCGTCTTCAAGGGGCTCGACGAAGACCCGTGGCAGGACGATCCCGATGCGCTCTCGCTCACGACGATGCGCAGCCACGATCAGTACAACACGACGCTGTACTCGCATTCGGACCGCTATCGCGGCGTGTTCGGTCAACGCGACGTCGTGTTCATGAACCAGCACGAACTGCAAAAGCGCGGCCTGCATCCGGGCGAGCGCGTCGATATCGTCGCGCTGTCGACGGATGGCGTCGAACGCATCGTCCGCAGCTTCAAGGTGGTCGAGTACTCGCTGCCCGACGGCTGCTGCGGCGCGTACTACCCGGAAGTGAATCCGCTCGTGCCGCTCTATGCATTCGATCCGCAAAGCCGCACGCCGTCGTACAAATCGGTGCCCGTGAAAGTGATGCGCGCCGCCGTCGTCGGCCCCGACTCCGCGACGCGCGCCATCGCCGTTCAAACCGCGTCGCCACGCGAGGAGACCCGTCATGCTTGATCATGTTGTCAACCTGTCGCGCGCGCAGTTCGCGATGACGGCCATCTTCCACATCCTGTGGCCGATTCTCACGATCAGCCTCTCCGCTTTTCTCGTGCTGGTCGAAGCGCTGTGGATCAGAACGGGCGACGTGATGTACTACCGCCAGGCGCGCTTCTGGAGCAAGCTGCTGGTGCTGAACTTCGCGGTCGGCGTGGTCAGCGGCATTCCCATGGAGTTTCAGTTCGGCACCAACTGGGCGGGCTTCTCGCAGTACAGCGGCCAGTTCATCGGCAATATTCTCGGCTTCGAAGGCGCGATGGCGTTCATGCTCGAAGCGGGCTTCGTCGGCGTGATGCTGCTCGGCTGGGGACGCGTGCCGCGCGGCGTGCACCTGTTCGCCACCGCAATGGTCGCGCTCGGCTCGAGCATCTCGGCGTTCTGGATCATGGTCGCCAATTCGTGGATGCAGACGCCCGCCGGCTATGCCGTCGTCGACGGCAAGATCGTGGTGACCAACTATCTCGCCGCGATCTTCAATCCCGACATGGTGTGGGGCGTGTCGCACATGTGGGTCGCGGCGATCGAAACGGGCATGTTCGTGATCGCGGGCATCTCCGCGTACAACCTGTTCCGCAAGCGCTACCCGGAATTCTTCGCGCGCTCGTTCAAGATCGCGCTCGCGGTGCTCGTCGTCGTTGCGCCGCTGCAGATCTGGCTCGGCGATTCGAGCGGCGTGAGTGTGTTCGAAACACAGCCCGCGAAGGGCGCGGCTATCGAAGGCCACTGGCACACCAACGCGCCGGGCACGGGCGCGTCGTGGTCGCTGCTTGCCTGGCCCGATCAGAAAGCGCAACGCAACGACTGGTCGCTCGAAGTGCCCGGCATGCTGAGCGTGCTCGGCACGCACTCGCTGCACGGCCAGGTAAAAGGTCTCACTGACTTCAGGCGCGAAGACCAGCCGCCCATGATTCCCCTGCTCTACTACGCGTTCCGCGTGATGGCAGGCATCGGCTTCTGCTTCATGCTGCTCGCGTTCTGGACGGCATATGCGCTGCGCAAGGCGCGCGGCAGCCTCGACGCGCTGCTGGCGCGGCGCAAGCTGCTGCTCGCGTGGGTGCTGTGCATTCCGCTGCCGTATGTCGCCGTCGAAGCGGGCTGGATCGTGCGTGAAGTGGGCCGTCAGCCGTGGGTCGTGTACGGGCTGCTGCGCACGAGCCAGGCGGCGTCGACGGTCGCGCCTTCGTCGGTCTCGCTCAGCATGGCGATGTTCTTCGCGTTCTATGTCGTGCTGCTGGTCACGTTCTTTGTACTTGCGCGCCGCTGGCTGCGCAAAGGGCCGGACATCGCGAGCGTGCCGCCCGCCATCGTCACCACGCGCAGCGCGACGGCGCCCTCGTCCATCTCCGGCTATTGATGCCGCCTACATTGCACAAGAGGTTGCCTCATGGATAGCTCAACTCATTCGCTGCTGGCCTACGTCTGGTTCGGCCTGCTCGGCCTGATGCTGGTTTTCTACGTCGTGACGGACGGCTTCGATCTCGGCGTCGGCATTCTCAGCCTGCTGCGCACGCGGCGTGAAGACCGCGATGTGATGATCGAATCGATCGGTCACGTATGGGACGCCAACGAAACGTGGCTCGTCGTGCTCGGCGGCGCTCTGTTCGGCGCGTTCCCGCTCGCCTATGCGCAACTGATGCAGGATCTGTATCTGCCCATCATGGCGCTGATCGCGGGGCTCATCATGCGCGGCGCAGCCATCGAGTTCCGTCATGGCGTCGAGCACGGTCCGCTGTGGGACAAGGTGTTCGGCATCGGCAGCCTGGTGGCGGCGCTCGCGCAGGGCGTCGTGCTCGGCAAGGTCATCACGGGGCTCGTGCCGGGCGAGATGAACGAGGGCTTCATCGCCGTGGCGGCCATCGGCGTGGTCGCGGGCTATGCGCTGCTCGGCGCGACATATCTGGTGAAGAAGACCGTGGGCATGATCGAGCAGTGGTCGCGGCGCCTCGGCGTGCTGAGCGCGATGCTGACGGTGGCGGCCGCGCTGCCGCTGACCATCGCGACATGGTTCTTCAGCGATGTCGGTATCGACCGCTGGTCGCAGCCGGCCGTCATGCATGTGCTAATCGCGCTCGGCATCGCGGCAGCGCTCGCCTTCGCGTTCATCATGGCGTCGCTGTATCTGGGCTCCGCGCGCGGGCCGTTTCGCGGCGCCGTGACGCTGTTCATCGTGTCGTTCGCGGGTCTCGCCGTCAGCCTGTTTCCAGACTTCGTGCCGGGCAAGCTGGGCATCGTGCAGGCGGCTTCCGACGCACACACGCTCGCGTTCATGCTGGCGGGCATCGGGCTGATTTTTCCGGTGATGATCGGATACAACCTGTACCAGTACTACATCTTCCGCGGCAAGGTGTTCGGCGAAGCGCATGCGGGCGAGTGAGGTTTCTGCAATTCCCGAGTAACGTCCGTTTCTCGCGCGACTGCACGCCGCGCGAGAAATTCTTCAGTCAGAGCGTCAGAGCATCCAGACCGTCAGCTCAGGCTTTCCACCCCTCGAGAAAGTCCACCAGAATCCGATTGACAATCTCCGGCTGCTCTTCATGCGGCAGGTGGCCCGCGCGCGGAATCGCGTGCGTCACGACATCGCGCGCCATGCCCTTCCACACGTTCGCCATGTCGAACATCTTGCCCACCGCGTAGAACGCCTCGCCCCACAGCGCGAGCGTCGGCGCCTCGATCAACTGGTCGGCATCTTCCTTGTCCTGCGCGACATCGACGGCGTTCGCGCGATAGTCCGCCATCGCGCCGCGCACCGCGCCGGGCGCCTCGTAGGCGCGCACATAGGTTTCGAACGCTTCGCCCGAGATTGCGTTCGGGTCGTAGCACCAGTCCGAGAAGAAGTGCCTGAGCCATGCGCGTTCCTTGCCCGCGATCAGCATCTCCGGCAAATCGGGCACCTGATGGAACAGGAAGAACCAGTAGGCGCGAGCGATCTGCGCATCGATCGATTGCGCGACGATGCGCGTCGGCACGTTGTCCATCACGACGAGTCGATCCACGCTCCCGGGATGATCCTTCGCGAAACGCGTCGCGACGCGCGCGCCGCGATCGTGGCCGACGAGCGCCACGCGTTCGATCGACAGTTCGCGCAACAGCGCGCGCAGATCGTTCGCCATCGTCCGCTTGTCGTAGCCGCTCGCGGGTTTATCCGTGTCGCCATAGCCGCGCAGATCCGGCGCGATCACGCGATAGCGCTCCGCGAGCACGGGAATCTGGTGCCGCCACGCATGATGCGTTTCCGGAAAGCCGTGCAGCAGCACGACAGGCGCGCCCTCGCCTGCTTCGACATAATGCTGGCGAATGCCGTTCGCAGTGACCGTGTGGTGCGTGAGGTCGATCGTGTTCGTCATGACGGGTTCTCCAAAGGTGATCCGTTAGATGCCGCGTGCGCGGCAAACGTCTATCGGTTGGGAACCAGTCTATTGAGCGGATGCCCCGCGATTAAGCCAGGGGCGGAGATAAAGATACTTGAGGACGCTGCGTGTAATCCGTTCGGTTCAAGCGTGCTTCGCTTCCTGCTCGACCCTGCCCGCCATCGCGTCGATACGCTCGGCCACCGCCTCGAGCGCGGGGGTCACCGTCGAACGCAAATGAGCGAGCAGCGTACGGACTTTCGCTTCCAGATAGCGGCGCGACGGATACACGGCGAATACCGTGAACGGCCTGACCCTGTACTGCGGCAGCACACGTATCAGCCTGCCGGCGGCGAGATCCTCGATGGCGGAATACGTCGCGAGCGTGCCAATGCCCGCGCCGTCCAGCAGCATCGCGCGCATCACATCGGGCGCATTGACCTGCAACGGCGCGTGCGTAAGCGTCAACACGTGCCGGTCGTCCATCGCGTGGGCGTTTTCGAGGTGCCATTCGTCGGGCGGCGAGACGGGCGTCTCGAGTTTCAGCAGCGTATGCGCCGCGAGGTCGTCGCGCGTGAGCGGCATGCCGTTTCGCTTCACGTAGTCCGGCGAGGCAACCATCACCGACCACGCGGAGCCGAGCGCTTGCGCGACATAGATCGAATCGGGCAGTTGCGTCGCCGAAATCAGCGACACGTCGTAGCCGTCCTCGACGAGATTCGGCATGCTCTGCTCGATTTTCAGCTCGACGGTTACGTCGGGATAGTCGCGCTGATAGCCGACGAGCGCCGCCGCGACCATGCTTTGCGCGAGACCCGGCGCGCAATGCAGCCGCAGCTTGCCCGCTGGCGACACGCTCGCATTGCGCGCCTCGTCCGTGGCCGCATCGAGATCCGCGAGAATTGCTTTCGCGCGTTCGTAGAAGCGGCTGCCCGCTTCCGTGAGCGACAGGTGGCGCGTCGTCCGATGCAGCAGCGCCGTGTGCAGCTGCTCTTCGAGCGCCGTGACGGCCCGCGAAATCTGCGCGGCCGTTACGGCGTTCTCTTTCGCAACCGCAGTGAACGAGCCCGTCTCGACCACTCTGACGAAGACCCGCATGCTGCCCACGATATCTGCCATTCATTGACCCAAGGCATGGTGAAGAATGCTTCTCGCACGGCACATCCGTCCGCGGACGCAGCGTGCTCCCAGCCGGGGACTATGCCATATGCGCCGCGCGGGCCGCATCGCAGGGGACATCGCGCGACGCCGGCACAACACGGCGGTCATCCTTCGGAGGTCGCTGCGTCGCGCAGCACGGACGCGAGGATCATCGCGTCCGCATTGACGGGCGCCGGGCGCGGATTCGGCTTGTACACGGCGTCGCCGGGATGAATCGCCTGGCCGCTCATCGCGCAGAACCCCGAGAGGCGGGCGCGCGCCATGCGCCAGACCTGATCGCCGAAGCAGCCGCGCGTCGCGTCGCGCCACGCGATCGTGGCCGTCGACGGCGTCGGCCGGTCGATCAGCGTCACCGCGGCGCCGAAGCGTCCGTCGGCGCACTGCGCCTTCCGGCGCGACGACGCAGCGCCTTCCACGGCAGCCATCAGGCGGGAAGGCGTGCCCAGCAGACCGATGGTCTGCGTCCACGGATCCATCATGTTTGCGTTTGCCAGCATGTCGAAACTCCTTTGGAAAGCGATCGGTTCAGGCATTGCTTCTGGACTGTCGGAACAGCGTCGGCGCTCAGCGCGCGTCGCCCGTCTTCTCTTTCCAGCGGTGCGGCGTTTCGCCGACGAACTTCTTGAAGACAGTCGTGAAGTGCGCCTGCGAGCGGAATCCGCAGCTGAGCGCGACATCCATCACGTTGTGCTTCGACGTCACGAGCAGATGCTGTGCGTGCTCGACACGCCGGCGCAGCAGATATTCATGCGGACGCAGACCTGTCGCGCGACGGAACTGCGCGGCGAAATGCATGCGCGTGAGGCCCGCGCTCGACGCGATCTCGGCGAGACCGATGGGCTCGGCGAGATGCGCGTCGACGAATTCGATCACGCGATTCATGCGCCATTGCGGCAGCGGCGCGGCTTCGCGTGCGCGCCGCGTTGCGCCCGCGAAATGACGGGCGACCACGCGCGACACGATCGCGAGACTCACGCTGTCGGTGAACATCTTGCCGAGCGCGGCGTCGTTGCTTTGCGATACGGCAAGCGCCTGCCCGAGACGCTCGAGCACCGGATCGCGGATCAGCTCGGGATCGTCGAGCACGATGTCGCCGTCGCGCGTGTGCTGGAACAGATCCTGGTAGCACTCGCCGAGCACCTGCTGCGAGACGAACAGATGCAGCACATCGGCGGACGACGCGAACACGGCTTTGGTCGGCACGCCGGGCGCCGTCACCTGAACCGCACCCGCCGTCAGGCGGCCATGCACGAGACGGCGGCCGGCGTGGTCGAACGTGAGCGCCGCGCACTTCAGGTTCAGCCCGATGCAATGATCGGCGACGATTCCTTCGTTCGCCACTTCGAGCGGCGCGCTGCCCGCGTGCGTCCAGCGCGCGACGACGACGTTGTCGCGACGTGCCTGCGTATCGGTCGCCGAGGCGTTGACGCGCCGCCAATGCTGCTCGGCGACGATGGGCGAAGCCGGGCGTCGCGACACGACATCGGCGAGGGGAGCGGGTAGATCGAGCACAGTGTTATTCATGACAGGTCCATCCGGTTCAGTGATGTGATTGCGGCTCGAAACAGCGTTGCCGCGATGGAATCAAAGTTAATCGCACGGACCTGGCGCGACTAGTCCATCGCGTCATTGAAATGGCACCGGGCGAATTCGCCGCGATGGATCGTTGTACTTCCATTTGATCGGCTTCGGATTCTTGTTGTGCTCACGGATATAGCGCATCAGTTTGCGATCCAGATCCTTAACGGTGGTGAAGACGCCTCGCGCGATTACGTCGCGCTGGATACGCGCGAACCAGTTTTCCACCTGATTTAGCCAGGAGGTATAGGTCGGTGTGTAATGCAGCCGCACGTTGCAGTGTTGCTGCAGAAACTCCTGCACACGTGCGGTCTTGTGACTACTGACATTGTCGCAAATCACATGAATTTCCTGTCTGGGCCGCTGGCTGGCGATCACGCCGGTGAGGAAGGCGACGAACTGCTCGCTGGTATGGCGTGGCGCGGTTTTGCCGATGACTTCCCCGGTCGCCGTATTGAGCGCAGCGAACAGGCTCAGAGTGCCGTTACGCTTGTATTCAAAGCCATGACTCTCGGCGCGGCCCGGTGACAGCGGCAACATCCGGTCCTTACGATCCAGCGCCTGAATGGCGGTCTTCTCGTCCACACAGAACACCGCCGCATGAGCGGGAGGGTTCAGATAGAGGCCTATCACGTCTGCAGCCTTGGTCTCGAAGTCAGGATCGTTCGAGACCATATGCGTATCGAGCCGATGAGGACGCACGCCATGCTTGCGCCAGATCCGCTGTACCGTCGAGGCGCCCACATCACCCAGTGCCGCAGCCAGCTTATAGCTGCTCCAATGCGTCGATCCGTCCAGAGGACGGCGTGTGAGCGTGAGTTTCAACACGCGCGCCTCGAGCTTTTCAGGTGGGTGCACGGGAGCACGTCCAGGATGGCGCGCATACAGGCCGGCCAGCCGCTCGGCCAGGAACCGACTCGACCACCGTGAAATGAAGCGCGAGTCACATCGCAGCCGCTGCATGATCGCCTCGCGTGATTGGCCATCGTCAAGCATCAAAATAAGCCGGGCACGCCGCGCGTTAGCTGCGCGCACTGTCTGGCTGCGAGTTGCTGAGAGCAATTGCTCGCGCTCAAGCGCCGTCAGATTCATCTTTTCCATGCATTTCATTGAATACCACATCGGGTGCCTTTTCAATGACGCAATGGACTAGCCGTACATAGGGTTGCTCACGCAGTCGAATGGTTGAGTCAACCTATATGAAGGTTTAATAGGCGACCTTCGAGACGCGCACGGAAAGCTTCGTGCAATGCCCGAACGCGCGCGGCCGAACGCCGCACATACGCGGCGATCGAAAAAAACCGAAGAGGACGCGAATCAGGAAGGAAGCGAAACGAACGCCGTGGCGCGTTCGTTTCGTACCCGGAAGGGATAACCGGTGGGACAGCGGGCAGCAGCCCGCCAGAGAGGCTCAGGAGCCGCGCTGCGTGCGCGGCGACGTGCCGGAATCGAGCGACTTCACGCCGAGCGCCTCGGCCTTGAGAACGAAATCGGCGAGCGAGCGCGACTCCATCTTTTTCATCGCCTGGCCGCGATGGATCTTCACGGTGATCTCGCTGAGGTTCATTTCAGCGGCGATCTGCTTGTTCATCAGGCCGCTGGCGACGAAGGCCATCACTTCGCGCTCGCGCGGCGTCAGCGACTCGTACATGCGCCGCAGATCCGAAATCGAACGTTCGGACTTTCTGCGCTCCGCATCGGTTGCGAGTGCGTTCGCGACGGCGTCGAGCATGTCCTGATCGCGGAACGGCTTGGCGAGAAAGTCCATCGCGCCCGCCTTCATCGCCTTCACGGACATCGCGATATCGCCGTGCGCCGTCATGAAGATGATGGGCACGCGCACGTCGCCCGACGCGATCTGCTCCTGCACGGCGAGACCGCTCTGGCCTTTGAGGCGCACATCGAGAATCAGGCAGCTGGGCATGTCGGGCTTGTCGAACGAGAGGAATTCCTGCGCGGACGCGAACGCCTCGACGCGCAAGCCCACCGAGCGCAGCAGCATCGTGACGGCCGCGCGCATCGAATCGTCGTCGTCGACGACATAGACGATCGACGGATTCGGGTCGTTCATTTCATCGCTGCTCATCGCACGTTCCTTTATCGATCGGCAAAACGAACTGCATCGTCGCGCCCTGCCCTTCCTGAGACTCGGCCCAGATACGCCCGCCGTGCGCCTCGACGATGGACCGGCAGATGGACAGGCCCATGCCCATGCCATCCGTCTTGGTCGTGAAGAACGCGTTGAAGAGCCGCCCGACGTTCTCCTCGCTGATACCCGTTCCCGAATCTTCGACGGCGACCTGCCCGTAATCGCCTTCCACGCGGCTCGTAGCGATCCGCATGCGCCGCGCGCGGCCCCGTGGTTGTTGCCGCGTTTGTTCCCGCGTTTGTTCCTGCGTTTTTTCCTTTACGTTCGCCATGGCCTGCACGCCGTTCATCACGAGATTGATGACGACCTGCTGCAACTGCACGCGATCGCCGCATACGAGGGGAGGCGGCTCGGCGAAACCCGTTTCCAGCTCGATCCGCGCAGCGTCGAGTTCGCGCCGCACGAGCTCGATCGATTCTCTCACGATACCGTTCAGGTCGAGCACGGCCTGGCCCGGATCGCGCTTCTGCGCCATCGAGCGGATCTGCCGGATCACGTCGCTCGCGCGCTTCGCGTCGCGCACCATCTGGCCGATGGACTGGCCGACTTCGCCGAGATCGGGCTTCGCGCGGTTCAGCCAGCGCGACGCGGCATCGCCCGCCGTGACGATGGCGGCGAGCGGCTGCGTGACTTCGTGCGCGATCGACGCCGCCAGTTCGCCGAGCATCGTGACGCGCGTCACGTGCGCGAGTTCCGCCGTCGAGCGGTCGAGCGCATCCTGCGCGAGCTGCCGCTCCGTCACGTCCATCAACGCGCCCACATACTCGATATTCGCGGACTGCGGCACGGCCAGATGTGCGACGTAGTGCACGTACTTGATGCGGCCGTCGGGCATCTGCAGCCGGTGCTCGACGTCGACGTACGGCGAACCCGACAGCCCCGCTTCGTAGGCCTCGCGCACGAGGGGGAGATCGTCGGGATGGGTGCGCGCGAGAATCAGCTGCATGCCGGGCATGTAGTCCGGCGAGTACTCGAAGATCCGGTAGACCTCGTCGGACCACCACATGTCGCCCGCCGGCAGACGCGTCGCGATACTGCCCGTGCGGCTCAGACGCTGCGCATCGGACAGGAACGCCTCGCTGCGCTCCAGCGCCTGCTCGGCCTGCTTGCGCTCTTCGATGTCGGTATTGACGCCGTACCAGCGCAGGATGCGGCCGTCCTGATCGCGCAACGGTTCGGCGCCGATATGCATCCAGCGGTACGCGCCGTTGCTCTGGCGAACGCGCGACACGTTCTCGAACGGCTTGCCCGTCGCGATCGCGCCGCGCCAGGCCGCGTGCATCGCGGGCCAGTCGTCGGGATGCACGATCGACGTCCACACGTCGCCGCTATTGCCCGTCAACGTGATGCCGAGTTCGTTCCAGCGCCGGTTGGTGTAGCTCAGTTCGCCGTCGCGCGACGAACTCCAGACCATGCCAGGAATCGCGTCGATGGTCGCGCGCAGCTCTTCCTGCTGGCGCTGCAACTCGCCTTCCATGCGCTTGCGCACGGTGATGTCGTTGTTGGTGGCGAGCACCGCGCGCGGCCTGCCCTTGTCGTCGCGCCACAGCGCGAAGCGGCTCGACACGATGACGGTGCTGCCGTCGCTGCGCACGCGCTGCAGCTCGCCCTCCCAGCGTCCGTTGCGGACCACTTCGTCGCGCAGTTCGTCGACGGGAATCGACGACGTCGTGCGCGTCAGTTCGTGAATAGGCTGGCCGATCGCCTGGCTCGCGCTCCAGCCGTACAGTTCCTCGGCGCCCTGATTCCAGAACGTGATGCGGTCACTCATGTCGTAGGCGACGATCGCGTCGTGCGTCAGGTTGAGCAGTTGGATCTGCTCCTGCAGCCGCGCCGTGGTCGCCTGATTGCGCAGCGCGAGAAAGGACGTCGTGCCGATGGCGAGCAGGCTCACCACGCAGCGCGCGATCGAACCGCCCGAGTAGTTTTCGTCGTGCGACATCATGAATGCGACGAGCGTCAGCACGACGCACGTGCAGGCCGTGGCGACCGCGGCCTGGCGCG includes:
- a CDS encoding DUF3331 domain-containing protein, which translates into the protein MLANANMMDPWTQTIGLLGTPSRLMAAVEGAASSRRKAQCADGRFGAAVTLIDRPTPSTATIAWRDATRGCFGDQVWRMARARLSGFCAMSGQAIHPGDAVYKPNPRPAPVNADAMILASVLRDAATSEG
- a CDS encoding cytochrome ubiquinol oxidase subunit I; the protein is MLDHVVNLSRAQFAMTAIFHILWPILTISLSAFLVLVEALWIRTGDVMYYRQARFWSKLLVLNFAVGVVSGIPMEFQFGTNWAGFSQYSGQFIGNILGFEGAMAFMLEAGFVGVMLLGWGRVPRGVHLFATAMVALGSSISAFWIMVANSWMQTPAGYAVVDGKIVVTNYLAAIFNPDMVWGVSHMWVAAIETGMFVIAGISAYNLFRKRYPEFFARSFKIALAVLVVVAPLQIWLGDSSGVSVFETQPAKGAAIEGHWHTNAPGTGASWSLLAWPDQKAQRNDWSLEVPGMLSVLGTHSLHGQVKGLTDFRREDQPPMIPLLYYAFRVMAGIGFCFMLLAFWTAYALRKARGSLDALLARRKLLLAWVLCIPLPYVAVEAGWIVREVGRQPWVVYGLLRTSQAASTVAPSSVSLSMAMFFAFYVVLLVTFFVLARRWLRKGPDIASVPPAIVTTRSATAPSSISGY
- a CDS encoding LysR family transcriptional regulator, which translates into the protein MADIVGSMRVFVRVVETGSFTAVAKENAVTAAQISRAVTALEEQLHTALLHRTTRHLSLTEAGSRFYERAKAILADLDAATDEARNASVSPAGKLRLHCAPGLAQSMVAAALVGYQRDYPDVTVELKIEQSMPNLVEDGYDVSLISATQLPDSIYVAQALGSAWSVMVASPDYVKRNGMPLTRDDLAAHTLLKLETPVSPPDEWHLENAHAMDDRHVLTLTHAPLQVNAPDVMRAMLLDGAGIGTLATYSAIEDLAAGRLIRVLPQYRVRPFTVFAVYPSRRYLEAKVRTLLAHLRSTVTPALEAVAERIDAMAGRVEQEAKHA
- a CDS encoding helix-turn-helix domain-containing protein, translated to MNNTVLDLPAPLADVVSRRPASPIVAEQHWRRVNASATDTQARRDNVVVARWTHAGSAPLEVANEGIVADHCIGLNLKCAALTFDHAGRRLVHGRLTAGAVQVTAPGVPTKAVFASSADVLHLFVSQQVLGECYQDLFQHTRDGDIVLDDPELIRDPVLERLGQALAVSQSNDAALGKMFTDSVSLAIVSRVVARHFAGATRRAREAAPLPQWRMNRVIEFVDAHLAEPIGLAEIASSAGLTRMHFAAQFRRATGLRPHEYLLRRRVEHAQHLLVTSKHNVMDVALSCGFRSQAHFTTVFKKFVGETPHRWKEKTGDAR
- a CDS encoding FdhF/YdeP family oxidoreductase: MAKKKVIRIYSDPAGGWGALKATGEALTLQGIPVSGAKTLLHMNQPQGFDCPGCAWPDPKHTSSFEFCENGAKAVAWEATVNRCTPEFFAAHSVSELAAWDDYDLEMAGRLTHPMAYDGKSDRYLPISWEDAFALVGRHLNALDHPDQADFYTSGRASNEAAFLYQLFVREFGTNNFPDCSNMCHEATSVGLPQSIGVGKGTVLLEDFEHADAIFIFGQNPGTNSPRMMSDLHSASRRGAKIVSFNPFRERALERFASPQNPVEMATLGSTPISTFLYQVRVGGDVAVLKGMMKAIVEADDAARAADAPRILDIEFIEGHTHGIDALLDDLRATSWESIERYSGLSRADIENAANIYMKAQNAILVYGMGITQHHRGTENVQQIANLALLRGNVGRPGAGICPVRGHSNVQGNRTVGITEKPSKALIDGIERAFGFRAPGGHGNDVIATLEAMTRGDAKVFVALGGNFAAAIPDWVRMQEHIRKLDLTVHIATKLNRSHLVHGKSALILPCLGRTEIDIQADGPQSITVEDSMSMVHASAGRNEPASPHLLSEPAIVAGIARATLGEQSRVQWEQMVANYDRIRNAIEIVFPIFQAYNERIRVPGGFHLVSPARERVWDTPTGRANFLVFKGLDEDPWQDDPDALSLTTMRSHDQYNTTLYSHSDRYRGVFGQRDVVFMNQHELQKRGLHPGERVDIVALSTDGVERIVRSFKVVEYSLPDGCCGAYYPEVNPLVPLYAFDPQSRTPSYKSVPVKVMRAAVVGPDSATRAIAVQTASPREETRHA
- a CDS encoding IS630 family transposase; protein product: MKCMEKMNLTALEREQLLSATRSQTVRAANARRARLILMLDDGQSREAIMQRLRCDSRFISRWSSRFLAERLAGLYARHPGRAPVHPPEKLEARVLKLTLTRRPLDGSTHWSSYKLAAALGDVGASTVQRIWRKHGVRPHRLDTHMVSNDPDFETKAADVIGLYLNPPAHAAVFCVDEKTAIQALDRKDRMLPLSPGRAESHGFEYKRNGTLSLFAALNTATGEVIGKTAPRHTSEQFVAFLTGVIASQRPRQEIHVICDNVSSHKTARVQEFLQQHCNVRLHYTPTYTSWLNQVENWFARIQRDVIARGVFTTVKDLDRKLMRYIREHNKNPKPIKWKYNDPSRRIRPVPFQ
- a CDS encoding response regulator transcription factor; this encodes MSSDEMNDPNPSIVYVVDDDDSMRAAVTMLLRSVGLRVEAFASAQEFLSFDKPDMPSCLILDVRLKGQSGLAVQEQIASGDVRVPIIFMTAHGDIAMSVKAMKAGAMDFLAKPFRDQDMLDAVANALATDAERRKSERSISDLRRMYESLTPREREVMAFVASGLMNKQIAAEMNLSEITVKIHRGQAMKKMESRSLADFVLKAEALGVKSLDSGTSPRTQRGS
- a CDS encoding alpha/beta fold hydrolase, coding for MTNTIDLTHHTVTANGIRQHYVEAGEGAPVVLLHGFPETHHAWRHQIPVLAERYRVIAPDLRGYGDTDKPASGYDKRTMANDLRALLRELSIERVALVGHDRGARVATRFAKDHPGSVDRLVVMDNVPTRIVAQSIDAQIARAYWFFLFHQVPDLPEMLIAGKERAWLRHFFSDWCYDPNAISGEAFETYVRAYEAPGAVRGAMADYRANAVDVAQDKEDADQLIEAPTLALWGEAFYAVGKMFDMANVWKGMARDVVTHAIPRAGHLPHEEQPEIVNRILVDFLEGWKA
- a CDS encoding cytochrome d ubiquinol oxidase subunit II, which codes for MDSSTHSLLAYVWFGLLGLMLVFYVVTDGFDLGVGILSLLRTRREDRDVMIESIGHVWDANETWLVVLGGALFGAFPLAYAQLMQDLYLPIMALIAGLIMRGAAIEFRHGVEHGPLWDKVFGIGSLVAALAQGVVLGKVITGLVPGEMNEGFIAVAAIGVVAGYALLGATYLVKKTVGMIEQWSRRLGVLSAMLTVAAALPLTIATWFFSDVGIDRWSQPAVMHVLIALGIAAALAFAFIMASLYLGSARGPFRGAVTLFIVSFAGLAVSLFPDFVPGKLGIVQAASDAHTLAFMLAGIGLIFPVMIGYNLYQYYIFRGKVFGEAHAGE